One Carya illinoinensis cultivar Pawnee chromosome 5, C.illinoinensisPawnee_v1, whole genome shotgun sequence genomic window, ACTGAGGACACTCCTACTCTATTTTGAAGTGGCTTCGAGTTTGAAACTAAACCTTCAAAAATCTGAATTGATGCCAATTGGTAATGTTCGTAATATCAGACAACTAGCTAACACTTAAGAATGCAAGGTGTCTGCCTTACCTATGAATTATATGGGTCTACCATTGGGATCTACCCCAAGGGCAGTAACAATATGGGATACAGTGATAGAGAAGATCGAGCGTAGACTGGCTAGTTGGAAGAGACTGTATTTGTCAAAAGGGGGCAAGATCACTTTAATCAAAAGTACTCTCTCTAATCTACCAACGTACTTTTTATCTCTATTCCCAATTCCAGCAAGTGTGGCAAGTTGGATTGAGAAACTGTTTAGGGACTTCCTTTGGAGTGGCATGGGGGATGACTTTTAATTCCACCTAGTCAAATGGACTAAGGTATGTTCCCCACTTCCCAGGGGAGGGTTGGGTATTAGTAAAGACTTTCAATAGGGCattacttgggaaatggttgtggtgaTATAACACGAAACTGGAAGCTCtatggaagttggtgattgattATAAACATGGAAGTGTGTGTGTTgtggagagggggggggggggggggggggggtgagggGGTGGTAGAGAGGTAAATGGGCCTCACAAAGTAGGGATGTGGAAGCATATTAGTCGATGATGGGAGGTGTTCGCTCGTCAGACTAGACTTGTGTTGTTGGGAGATGGTTCTAGAATAAAATTATGGAGCGACATATGGTGTGGAAATAAGACGCATGAAGATTTATTTCCTTTAGTATTCAGGATGGCATGTGAGAAAGAAGCTTCAATGGCTGATTTTATGATGAAAGTTGGGGATCAAATACAGTGGAACATAATCTTTAGTAGGGCGGCTCAAGACTAGAAGATTGGTAGTTTTAAGGAATTCTTTCGACTTCTATATTCTGTAAGACCGAGCATCCAAGGAAATGATAAGTTGTTGTGGGTACTGGCAGGTAAAGGCACATTCTCGGTACAATCGTTCTACAAGTCTCTCACACAAGTGCAGAACACTCAATTTCCATGGTAGAGGAACTAGCATAATAAGGTGCCTCCCAAAGCAACTTTCTTTGCATGGACAGCTTCATTAGAAAAGATCTTGACGACGGATAATTTGCGAAGACGCAAGGTGACCATAATAGACTGTACTGCATGTGCAAGAAGAGCGGATAaactgtggatcatcttctactaCATTGTGATGTTGCTAGAGCGTTATGGGTTGAGGCGTTCAGCAGACTAGAGGTAGTGTGGGTTATGCCCACCACAGTGGAGGCGCTCTTGGCTTGTTGGACAAATCTAGGAGGTATTCCACAAATCAAAGccgtgtggaagatgatccctatttgcATTCTATGGTGGTTATGGCAGGAGTGGAATGACAAGACGTTCGAAGACAAGGAGCGATCTTTTGAGGATCTTAAATCTTTTTTTGTTAGAACATTATTATAGGGGCCATAGCAATAGACTTTAATGGTTTAGACctgcatgattttcttgtttccttttatccttcctaaataggtgttctctcttgtataccttcttctgtacatgggctatgcctattatattaatacaatcgtttacttaaaaaaaaaaattaaaaaaattaaaaaaataaaaaaaaaaaaagctgatgGCACTTGAAACATTACAAACACAATAGCTTTTGAATATCACACAATATCTAGCCTATATTGTTTTGCTTAAAATGCCAAAGTAGATAAGTTGTTTTGTAATCATTTACCTAAgcataaaaaaatgcataactAGGTaagcatataaaaataaaaagcataaCTAGGTAATGACATGCATGAGAGACTAAACAAGCCTATCTGATTAAATAATCAATATCTGGacctaagaaaataaattacatatgtTTCTCTTTTGAGCCAAAATCATTCAGAAATTAGGTAACCAGATAAACAATGAAAATGCAGATGtttttaaacataattcaaaAGTAACAACTAGAAAAACTTGGCCTTACCATTCCCAGGTACCTGGACATAATCATTCTCAATCACAGTCCCATCCAAGGAAAATCTTAAGTCCCTTACAGCCTCAACTCTGTCACTCCAAATATTCCATAAACTGCAACTGGTTGCTCCAGATGACTTCTGCAACTCACCTTTGTCTTGCCCACTCCGTGTACCATTAGATGTTGTCACCATATGAGAGCTATCACGGTCAAAATGTGCAAAACCTTTTGCATTTTGTGTATTCTCATTTTGGAGAGCGCTTTGTTCACCATAGGTGCTGACTTCTAATGTTGAGCCTTTTTGATTCTTTAGTTTGTCTTCACCCCTCCTTTTTAGTGCTTTTAGAATTGAAGGGTCCAACTTCTCCATTATCTCTGCCTGTGCTTGTGCAATCTCATCAGGTGACATTTCCTGTAACCGGGCACGGTTCTCAGCATCAATCTGGCTCTCGAGTGATAAGGTCTCTTGTTTCGTTCTCTCTACAATTGAGTTAAAAGGGCTAGTATCTTTAACTTTCTCCTTCAGACCTAGTTGGTTTAGGTTATCTAATTCCATGGCATTGACTGAACTAAAGCGTGCATCACCAGAAGCACTAATCATAGCCTCAACAGATTTGTCTATATGCCCATGAGCATTTAAAATAGGTTCCATGTCCATTTTCATTGGAGAAAACACATTTGCATCAGCTAAGAATGGGTTGCTGGACATGCTTGTCTTTGCTGTATTTccaccttttctttctttttcatttttctgatgGCATGAGAGATCTTCTGCCTTATTTGTCGCAGAAGACTTATCATCCGAAACAAGCGCTCTCCACCTGCTTAAATccaattcttttttcttcttcctctgcaCTGGATTTGCAAAAGGTGCCATTGAATCATATTCCATGGAAACTTTAGCTTCCTCATCATCCTCCCCGTCTCCATCACCATTATTATCATCCTTTACACTAGCCGCTGGACCCCAATGctgataaattaaataaaacaatgcGTCATTTAGAAGGAAAACAGTATAAGTAACTTTTTAACTGCACAAGTAGGGCATTAAGACCGGACATTTTCGTAGTGCTTGCAGGAATGCAAGTGAATGAATCTCATGCCCTATATAGTTTATTTTCTCAGTAACAATTGATTTAAGAACTTGAACCACATTccggccatttttttttttttatgccgGGGAACCTccccaaggcagggccctttggacccacatTCCGGCCATATTTATCAGCTCCATTAACCCATTAAAAGAAAGATGAGTGCTACAGCCACAAaggaattatacaaaagtaatctCATAAACTGACTAGACTTCATGTAACCCTTCAGATatgctttacaataaaagtaattttacaatctaataaatCACATCAAACCATATCAgttattacttttatgtaatcattTTGTGGCTAGagtatttctttaaaaaaaatgaatgatccTTTACAACTCTAGTGGCATCTATTTTAGTTTCTCgaaaataatttattagaaAAGAAGTTAACTCAAGCTAAGTCAAATGATCCTAGTAGGCTCACTCACTATTAGTTCCCAAGTAATGAAAGTTCTAAATTCCAAATTTGATTCCTTGTCTTCTTTTCCACATTTCCAGCAACTAAACAAGTACTAAATACCAAAAAGAGAACAACATATTAGGGTTTGTACGATTATAGCTGGTGCTGCTGCTCGGGATTAGAAGAATTCGAGGCAAAGCAATGATATTATACCGGACCGTGGGAGCGGTGGCGAGCGACAGGGAAAGGGATAACGGATGGATTGGGAGGGGCAGTCTGACTGCTCGGTGTCTTGTTGGAGATTCCCTTTTCGACAATCCCACCCACTATGCACGAAGCATCGCCCTCGCTGATTTGGAGCGCGTTGGCACCGAAAATATTCGGTCGATAGGAGGAGCTCTTTGGTTCGCTCCGTTTGCTGCtttgctgcttcttcttcttctccatgagagagagagagagacgatggTGAGAAGGCGGGATTATTCAACAAACGGGTGCTGTATCCTCTACTCTAGAAGCGTTTCACTCAAATCGACATTATAAACTTTTAGTTGTTGAGGCGACAAATAGGGCAACAACACAGccgcaatatatattaaaaggatggttattttttaaaaaaatgcaaaattttgGTGAATATGTACAGTTTAAATaagattatatattttgttaaaaattaaataaatataattataatataattttttaatattaattttattttgagatttaaaaaattttaattgtttattatattttgtgtaaaaatttataaaaattataataattatataagatgagataaaataatttgagtttgaGTATCCAAACCAGACCtaaatttagaaatatttacataattacgcatgattttataacatatgtatCATAAATTTAGAGACTggtttatttaaaacatatttaccacctcttaattttaaaattttcacatgaTTTTATAACATATAAACATGGTTTCcagaaataaatatttaccaTAGGATTTTATAACATAtatcactaatagtcacttctttaatcagtaagtaaaaaaaattaaaaaattaaatatataggcagtcgaaataaaaaagataaaatagaaaaataaaataatattttttataagaataatgttatttattatcttaattttcatcattttataatataatattagataattataaattatttattatattttacttataaacttatcatcttatattatattataaaataacgagataataataaaaaaatagatattttttctattcataAATATTTACACAAGGGAGCTCCTCCTTCCAACCTCCCATGAAAGATGATCCGATCACCTCGACCTAGGTAGTACTCGCCGTGACCACCTATAGAGTGGCAACAAATCACGCCTCTCAATATGGTCTGACCATTTTCTTTGAGTCGGCCattgtcattatttttttattgaggtatttaaatttagaataatgttattaattataaagtatGTAAATGTCAAactgttattttaaaaattaataaaaattattattaaaaaattattattttttatgtcttataaaaagattatatagtAATTACATACTTACGattataagttttatttttcttaaatttaagaAATATCTCATCATCTTTATTGTGaattatcattatatttttaatattttttggcgTAGAATGTAATTGATAAACTAGTAATAAACATAACaactaattatttaaaatcatattgATATAATGACGAAAGTTACgataaataacattatttttaggtcataaaatataaatagtagATTTTATCTGTATTTTATTGAGTACAAATTTAACTACAACTAGAATAGGTAACTACtgtttatataattttccttAATCTTAATACTTCCCTTATTTTTCCTCCTCCCAATTTTTCCCACCGTTACCTGAGAAAGGTTCCCCTCCCTCTCCTCCGGCACCCAATGGCAGACTGGTCTCAGCTACCCAAAGAACTTCTATACCTAATCGCCCAACAACTCCACAGCCCCTTCTACCAAAGCCGTTTCCGATCCGTCTGCTCCTCGTGGCGATCCTCTTTCTCCCCTAGACCTCGCCGCCGCTTGCCTGGTCGTTTCCCTTTCCTACCTAACGATGGAATTCCTGACTCTACCTGGGGTTTCCAGCTTTCCAGGCGCACCGTGTTCCTCATGGGATTCCCTAATCCTCGTTCCCAAACACCCCCCGACTCCTCCTGGCTCGTTAAAGTGGAGGAAGTCCATCCCGATCGAATGCGCTTCCTGAACCCGCTCTCTCGGTTCCAACTCAAGCCCTTACCAAAATCTTTCCCCAAGGTAATGAACCTGTCGGACCTCAAAGTATTGGAATTGGGTCAAGAATACGTTCTCCACTATATGAATTTCCGACCCTTCGGCGAGGCTCTGGGCGATGTGGGAAACTTGTACATGGAAAAAGTAGTTTTCATGTGCTCGGGCTGCGAAGAAGCCGATGAGTTCGCGTTGCTCACGATTCATGTTTCAGGGAAATTGGCTATGTTCAAGTCGGCTCATAAGCGGTGGACTATAATACCCGATATGCCTTCGCCGTACGACGATGTCGTTTTGTTCAGAGGGGAATTTTACGCGGTTGATGGTACGGGGAGGGCCGTAGTTGTTGGTTTGTCGTTGAATGTGGGTTTGGTTGCGGAGCCCGTGTTTGGCGGCGACAAGAAGTTTCTGGTCGAGTCCAATGGTGAGTTGTTGTTGGTCGATATGTATCTGAGTGTGGGGGACGTAGGTTTTGGTGATGGTGATGGTGATGGCGATGAGATTGTTGAAGAGGTTTATGATCGGTATGTGGGGGAGAGGACGGTTCGGTTTAAGGTTTTTAGGTTGGAGGCTGAGGGGAAGAAGTGGGTGGAGGTGAGGAGCTTGGGGGATCGGGTGTTGTTCTTGGGggatgattgtgcattttcggCCTCAGTGTCGGAGTTATCAGGTTGCATTAAAGGGAATTGCATTTTGTTTACGGACAATTTCTTCTACATGAGCTGTGAAGAAGGTGGTGTTAGTGGTGGTGATGTGGTTTTTAAGGAGCGTGATATAGGCGTGTTTGATTTAGATAACGGTTGTATTGCACCTTTAGATTATTTTCCCGAGTATTCGAAGCTGTTCTGGCCGCCTCCAAATTGGGCCACCGCAACACCGGTGGCAGTTAAGTATTGTTCTTGGCATTAATGAAGCTTTTTCGTTAGTTTAATTTATTCCTACATGGCTTGAATCGTTCATCGGTATGAGCTTCTTATAGTAATCGTGTATGCTCATATGATCTTTAGCATATATTCATTGCTTTCATTGTAGTGGACATTTTTCTTTAGATGCGACGTTAATAGCTATCAAGTCAATGCTTGGTAGTTGGTACAAAAAACTCGTAACTTGATTTGTGCTCCATTTCCTTTTTGCTCTAGGTTATGTCATGTTGATTTACTACTTGAATGTAACTCACACTCTATCGTTGTTAGTTTTATTCTTGGCCAAGGCTCAAAGCTGGGAAGGTTTCCCTGTGCCAGACAGGCGAGaatttgatctttttttttttttttatagttaataagaattttattattgtaaataggcatagcccaagtacacagaaagTATATAAGAGAAAATACCTACATACAGCAtctaagaagaaaggaaaaaattagaaaaactcCAACAATTCATCACTATTCGATACAAAAGCCTTAGCCCAAAGATAAAagagttttgagaaaaaaatcccTAATTTCTTCCAACGAATGTTCTTTGTCTTGAAAACATCTCTCATTCCTTTCAAGCCGTAGACACCACATcaaacacaaaggaatcattctcCAAATAACAGTAATAAGGAAACACCGCCCAGCATACTTCCAACAAGCTAGCCGTCAAGCTAGTAAATTCACCACATGCATTGGTATCACCCAAGAAATACCCAACCTTCCAAAAATAACATTCCACAAACttttagccacctcacaatgtagaaaCAAGTGATTAACTGATTCGccatctttcttacacatataacaccaatcaacaatacaaagaccacgttttcttaaattttcagtGGTCAGAATTTTGTCATGAGACACAAGCCAACAGAAGAAGGCTACCTTATTTGGAactttaactttccaaatacttttccaAGGGTAATCACTTACACCATGACCGATTATAGCATTATAAAAGGAATGAACTGAAAATCTGAAATTTCTCTCAGGAATCCACAACAAGCTGTCAGTACTGCCTTGGACAAACTTCAACCCATATAATCTGCAGAGAAAATCTGAAATGGCAGTGACTTCCCAATCATTTTCATTTCTCACAAAGTCAACATTCCAATGAATACAATTGttcaaaaaagagaaagaagcagCCACAGTTGCATCTTGCTGCCTTGCTAtctgaaaaagagaaggaaattcATTCTTGAGAGTCATTTCTCCACACCAATAATCATGCCAAAAACTAATTCTTGATCCATTCCCCATCTTAAATTTGACATGTTTAACAAACTCCTCCCATCCCATACGAATAGACTTCCATAAACCCATCCCATAAGCACCTTTTACTTCATTTGAACACCAACTACCCCACATACCCGCATATTTAACAtcaatcacatttttccataaaGCATTCTTTTCTAAAtggtatctccataaccatttcccacAAAGGGTTTTATGAAACAGCCTCAAGTTACTCACACCCTTTTTTGAGAATAAGGAACGTTCTCCGGATGCTTTTcgagcttttttctttcacactcTACTCCTTTGGGCATCTACTATAGTTTTGAATGGAACGAGTCTTAGTGACTTTTCTGCTACTATCCGTAGCACTTAGATTGTAACTAGGcttttttcttgtatactccctgtgtactcgggcttggccta contains:
- the LOC122311912 gene encoding F-box protein SKIP23; translation: MADWSQLPKELLYLIAQQLHSPFYQSRFRSVCSSWRSSFSPRPRRRLPGRFPFLPNDGIPDSTWGFQLSRRTVFLMGFPNPRSQTPPDSSWLVKVEEVHPDRMRFLNPLSRFQLKPLPKSFPKVMNLSDLKVLELGQEYVLHYMNFRPFGEALGDVGNLYMEKVVFMCSGCEEADEFALLTIHVSGKLAMFKSAHKRWTIIPDMPSPYDDVVLFRGEFYAVDGTGRAVVVGLSLNVGLVAEPVFGGDKKFLVESNGELLLVDMYLSVGDVGFGDGDGDGDEIVEEVYDRYVGERTVRFKVFRLEAEGKKWVEVRSLGDRVLFLGDDCAFSASVSELSGCIKGNCILFTDNFFYMSCEEGGVSGGDVVFKERDIGVFDLDNGCIAPLDYFPEYSKLFWPPPNWATATPVAVQNQLEELAL